The DNA region CTCAAAAATAATCTTTGAACACAGGACGCGGAGGAGGAGAGACAGCAACCTTCCACTCAGGCTTTGAGCCAAATTTAAGTGTCGTGTTAATTAAAAAGCTTCAGTGGAAGATTGCTGCAGGGCTTATTCAGCAACCCAAGGTTAGGAAAGCCTTTCAAAATATATGCTCCCAAGACCAAAAATCTGTCAGAACTCACTTACTATAAACTAGTGGGAAAcccacacaaaagaaaaattttctttttctgactgAGTTGGGTTTACAGCAGTAGGATAGTGAAGCAGTAACTTTTTGTTGACTAAAGGCCTGTTCTGTCAAGGTGAACACGTTGTAAATATAAGTGCGTTTATTGAGATGTTGGTGCATGTTATCTTCAGAAGGCAAAAGATAACATGTGATTCAGCACTCTGTTCTCAGAACAAAATGCTGAATCATGCAGTTAATATTACTTCAGTAACACACTGAAAACTACAGCTGCAGATTCAATGATATGTTAAACGTGACATGTCAAAATTGAAATATGTCTAAATGCAGATGTTCTCACAAAGATCACAAcgttaatgataaaaactttaaaaacttttctcTGCTCATTAGCCAACCTTGTTAATATAGATATACAGTCCTCCTCTTCGTCAGGAACAGTTTGTTCTTATGCGTGCTTGACCCTGTTTGGCTGAATTCCAAAAGAATAACTATTTTTGAGGGTGTAGTTGAAACGATTCATGATTTAATGCTTTTGTGGAGGTAACTGTGTCAATCCCGCTATTGATTCTGGCGACCATGGCTCAGGGGGATGGGAAGCGTATCTGTAACAGGAAGGTCACCATTTCGATCCCTaggctctctgtcctggtcgttgtgtccttggcaagacacttcacctaccgcctacaggtgtgatatggcagccttgcttctgtcagtctgccccagggcagctgtgactacaactgtagcttgcctccaccagtgtgtgaatgtgagagtgaatgaatagtggaattgtaaagcgctttgggtgccttgaaaagcgctatataaatgcaatccattattattctGATAATATGTATGTTTTTATCAGTTGCGTTAAAAATGTAGACACAATCTTAggaatgtatatatattttcacaattttttgttttcaaactgattttgatTATGACTTCTCTTTTACACCAAACTTCCTTCAAGGAGATAAAAGTTAGGCCCAAAGTTTTCTTTCCAAAGCACCAGATCTAAATCTACTCGATTACCTTTTGAATGTGGTGAAACaggacaaatctgcagcaattgTGCGATgatatcatgtcaatatggaccaaaatctctgaggaatgttttcagGACATTGTTGAAATTGATGCCATAAAGAACACCAGAAAAATATGTAGTGTGTCCTCAGCGGCCACACCGAAGATGTGAACAAGCGGGTGAAAATTTTATCTGACAGACAACTCACCCAAGCAAAGCAAAAGGGTTGAAGTTTGCTGTGACACCAAGACAAATCCCACTAGAGGAACTGATCACagtcacagaaacagcaattcaaAATAACAACATTGCAGatgtggaagcagagcaactacagATGAAGGTTTCGGCCTGTCCCAGGAATGCAAAGGTTGCGGTGATAATACAGCaatgcaggaggaggagaagaaagcACTCACATCGCTTAATAATGAGAACAGCAATACCATCCGTCCAGCAGACAAGGGTAAGTGCACGGTTTTGCTAAATCAGAAAGATTATCATGAGAAAATTTtgtcactgctcagtgacaaAAATACTTTTGAACCCCTGAAAAGAGACCCAGAAAGtggttacaggaagagggtgatggattgtctgaagcagttagaacaagacaatgTTATTGACCAGACCTCATACCACAGACTATACTCAGAGGAAGCTATACGAAGTCTATATGGTTTACCGAAGATAGATAAACAGGGTGAACCTATAAGAACAACTGTCTGAATGATCAACTTGGTCACCTATAACAGCTCAAAGTTTCTGTCTTTGATCCTCAACATGTTGATAGGCAGCTctaaacaccacatccagaacaccttggattttgttgagaaggtaagAGATGGTGTTATGGAGGCAGATACAACAATTGTCTTGTATGATGTTACATCTCTCGTCACTTGTGTTCCAGTCACTAAAGCAGTGGAGGGTGTTACAACACAGCACAAATACCATCCCCATTGATACAGCGggcagggaagcagaagaacatcatatcaaaaaggccctgagtaaatgtggttatcccagctggatgtttgtcaaagctgggaaagAACCTAAAGGCAAACCAGGAGAgaagaaggacaactgctgcaTAAGCGAAAACTCTTAGTGATCTCTTATCTGTCATCAGTATCGGAACAGCTGAGATGCATTTTCTCTAAACACCacgtctctgtggctttcaaaTACCAAAACACGCTGCACTAAAAACTGGGCCACCCCAAAGATTTGGTCCCCTGGCGCAAAGTCCCTTTTGCATTAGTACCTACTTGAATTGACTCACCATGGCTTGCCAGGACTCAACTTGAATCgactggttttccattacaatttaGTACCTTTTGATATGCGTGGTCATTGTCATAGCAAAGCGTTTGAGCATCTCGCGATGTAATTAATATGCGACATAAACGCTACAACAAAGTTGGACGGTGAGGCAAGAATATACCTGCTGCTCAGTCTGTGGCTTTTCGTCAGACTCTGGGAACACGGAGTTTGGTGGGGGTTTTTCTCCCGTTGCCGGATTTCAAAAAAGGtggttttgattttcatgaacaaGCCGAGTTGGCAAAACTACAGATATTCTGTGCTTGTGCAGAAGTACAGATACTACTGTTAAAAActactccagtaaaagttgaagtactgagTCAAATTctttacttaagtaaaaataaaactgtacaaGCTCTGAAgtgtactcaaagtaagaaagtaaaaagtagctctttggaGGATGTTTCTATTTGTGTGCAAAGCTATATGAACCTTGTGTTATATTaacataatgataaaataatattaatagatGGGAATACAAACTTTCAGtctaacttttttaaaattctaattatactcagcttgaatctgaagggaaaaaaaggaaaatatatctattttctgttgcctacattgtAGAGGATGACTTTGCttcaaaacaggaaaatgtgtaCAGTAAAGTGGGAGTCAGCAGGTGGGGGAACCCTAAAATTGGTTGTAATGGCTGAGTGTGGagggaaataaaaataactgacaatAATTTCTATTGAGAACTTCAGCAGACTTTCAGACtagtgtacaggctgtgatcagctgacctgctgctctttgtggatttacacaacGTAATTAaaccagatgtcagcagatATTTCATGAGTTGTCCTGCTGattccatcctctacactgacagcAAGCATGGTTTCTGCTGCCTTTTTTCTAGATGGTATACATTTGGtatgaaggtggaattcagtCAATGAATCTAAGCATCATCAGCTAAAGTTCATATGAATgtctgctacacttgatgtaacctTACTCTGACCATGAACGTCAGTCACTGGGCACCAGTCACACGCTGTTCTTTACTTCAGAACCATCACAGTACAGCGAACCCTAAcctgtttattttcatgcaGCTTTTAAATAGCAGTTAGTCTACCTCAATTTGTTTTACAGCacatttcacaatatgaaaaaaaacaatgttgaaTGTACAGACCgaatatctgatttaaaaatatgaggaattacatgtaagctttacatttacagtttatCAAATACCACTAAACAGTCCTTACATTTAAATCCAAtgtctcttctttctctcatgTCTTTATCTTTCTCTATCTCTGATTAAAGTTAgccctctttcttttctctccctgtgaaatacagcaactggacctttagctagcaacacactgtgtgacaaactgcccacaaacagtttgtgtttgctgatgtttgttagGCTGATAGATACCTTGCATTTGAAACTACctgtcactttttcttttttttaaagtcactcCCTTTATGTTTGCTCCTCTTCAGTAAGGCTAGCTAGATCCCAAAGTACCGCAACTTATAGACACCTGCAGTCATTCTGGTGTTGtgtcaaaaaataaagaaagaaagaaagaatatcTTTCCCACTTTTAACCCCTGACTTTGGCGATCCTCTGGTGATTAATACACGAACAGGACTGCCTTTCATGTTACTGTTTAGTCTCAAATCGCTTTGATGCCTGAAAGCTGGCAATGACAAAACCTCCCTCAAATGCATTAAAGCTAAAGTAATgagtctgttttgaaaatgtaaggagaaGAAAGCACAGATATTTGTTAAAAcatgtagggagtaaaagtggTCAGGAAAAACAACTACCTTAAGTAAAGTATAGATACCTGAAAtttgtacttaagtacagtaaggAAGTATTTGtaggagtcaaggaggccactTACATCGAAAGGGAAATACCACCTCTGAAATAGATATTAAACGCTTGAGTATTTTGCATACAAAAATGATATGTATTGAATGTGAGATGGCTTCATGCCCAACTAGCAGAGCCTGCCCTACAATTAAACCAAACCAGTTACCTAATTTGTAGCACAGTGTTAGATGTGTGTTGTCATAAAAGACAAGATAACAAATGCTTTATTAGAGACAAAGAAATCTGCAGTGTCATGCTAGCTCTGTGACGCTGCAGATTTGCAAGACCATGGCGTGCTGGATCTCTAACCTTATTCAAGTTTATGAAAAATATGATGGCCATCAGAATTACTTGTTAACCAGTGTTTATTACTTATTAGCCAACCTTACCACCACAGAGCTCTCTGCTAATACACATGctcacttcattttttttcaaatggaGACGTTAAGGGGATTGCTATGCCACAGTCTTTTTTCTTCTACTTTCtctcttgttgtttttaatattttattttatcatcttGTGGTTGGATCTCATGAGCATTCGGTTTTAATGCTTTAACCCTCCTGCTATGTTTGTTTCTCAGGTACAGCAATTAAGTAAGTTAAGCACAATTTTAGGCATGCAAACACCTTTTCATagcttttgttttgtacttgaGAAAAACCCACTAAATGACGTAGAGAAATTGTAGGAAAATGGTTTGCCATTtcatgaaatgaaataattatCTGTTATTTATTGCTGTGCTGGATAAACAGTGGGTAAAAATATGTAATTAAGCCAACTTTAGATTTCAAGATTGAAAGATAAAACAGGGAGGGGATTTAAGGAGAGGAGATGCAGTTAGAGTCATCAGTATTTTGACAACAGCAGATTTTTTGAAAATATAGTCTCTCGGTGGATTATGAGAGAAATTCAAACTTTGACTTtatttaaaagtgtttaataaaaGTATTGTATTGAGTGTATAGGTGTTACAGATACCCCTCTGTGAATCGCtgccttatcgtggtggaggggtttgtgtgtcccagagATCCCAGGGGTTATGCTGTCAGGGAgattttgccccctggtagggtttCCCATGGAAAATTGGAACAGGGTGAGGGAGCAGACAAAGAGTGTTTCAAAAGACCCCTGTGAGTATACGATCAAGGGAACAGTTCATCCTTCTTGTAATGCATTATAGCCCGAATTTTAATAAAAAGCATTACCTAGGTTTTTAACCCACTATGTTGTTATTTTTGTCAAGGTTACCTCAGTGTCACCTGACAAGCCAACGAATGTTGCAGATTGCGCTCAAAACACTTTTCCTGCCTTAAGAAAGTATGACCTCTACTGGAAGTAGACAAGAATTGCTTATCAGGTAAAACGCTGGCAAAACTGAAAGTGGgttatttgtgtattttggtAACTGGGTGACCCAAATAAGTAAAATTGGGGGGGTGGGTTATGATGCATGCATTTGAACCCTTAAAAAGAGCGTGAAAAACTGTCTTTCAGTCAAATCAACTATTAAGTTTCACATAAGAATCATCCAATGTGCAGTTGCGTTATGTAAATATCCTTGAGTGGATCTCTCACTTACTGTACAAAACTGCTACAGTCTGTTTATCTGAGACTGTATAACATGTATGCATGTAAGACTACAGTCTCATTTAAGTGATAACAGTGTGCAGAAGCCAGTGCAGCAACTTGCACTTTGCAACATGTGTGGCTTCACACATCAAGCAGCTTCTCCTTTTAGTTGCATCTCATCTCATGAGACCACATGACACGGAACTTATTCTACATTTGCATTGGTGTGTGCTTCACATGCAaatataattcatattttataatCAGAATACAATCATAAACAATAAAGCACATTAATAACAAAGACCAATGACACAAGTGCATTACTGCCTCCCTCCTTTCCCAATTCAgttaaacacacaagcacaaactTTCCTCtaatatatacttttttttattcattctcGAAACATTTTGCAACCAATTGATATTCaagacactcacacacgcatTCAAAGTGCAGACATTAGACAATGACATTTACACAGCACTGTCTATAGAAGATAGGCAACATGAAGAGCAAAGGTGCTAAATATTGCACATTATGATCAGTTTAGGGAATCTTAACTTGTCAGACCACTCAGTTTGACTGGCAGATGAGCCTGGGCGGTTTTTGTGATAGCTGGtccaaatgaaaaaaacaaaacaaaacaaacaaacaaaaaacagccaagCAATCACGCATGCACACACCTCCGCCGACTTTGCAAGTGGCCAAGTCTGCCAGTTTTTGTCATAGGACTGATGTTAATTTCCAACCCTGACTGAGTAAAAGGTAGATGCAACTCTGttggaagaggaaaaaaacaacaacaacaacaaccaaaaaaaaacaaaaaactaaacgaGGTAACAGTTGATAATGGCCAAACTGTACACATTCCAGGTGAATGTAGTGCATCCACAAATGCAGTTAGAAGAATTGATTGTTAATGTATCTTTTcgccaaaataaagaaaaaaaagaaggggggggggtgtcagGAAACCAAATGTGCAAAACCTGCAAATCTTGGTTTTGGATGAGAAAAAGGTTTCTATTGatgagataaaataaaatatggccTATATAGCTGCAGAGTTATGgtttcacattttcacaaatgTGAATGCTAACGCATCTCATTGCTTCACTGCTCAAGAGAAAAGTACTATTTTTAAACTAAGCATAGGCCATGCCTGAGAATCACAGATTGTACCATCAtaaaacacaagtaaacataATGAACCTGGAAAGCGAGGTGACAGGGAGGTATCTGACTGATCTTAAGACTTATTACTatgctataataataatatgaatgAGTTATTGCTTGGAAGCAGCCATTTTTCAGGCTAGCTTAGATATTTGTTCATACAGGAAATTACATACAATTACTAAAGCCACGCAAAGCCACTCTGTTTCACCAAGTGATAAATTAGCTTTCAATTTCAAAAACCACAAAGAAAACCCCCCAGAGGTGTCTCGAGCAGGTGGATGCTATTGACAGCACCTACTATCCAGCCTGTCTTAGGAGCAGTCAGTGAAGGTGGTCACCATGTTCCCCCTACGCTGCGTCACTGTCCTGCAGTGTTGCTTCCCTGAGCCCTGAAATCTGTTCTCAGTTCTGGAGCTGTGCGTGTGAAAGGAAAACATCTTCTCCAAGTCCTCAAACATATCATCAAATAGTCCTCCGCCAAAGCTGCCCTGCTGAAACTGCCTCCTGTGCCCATTCATGGCCTCTCGATGAGCCTGGAAGTGGCTGTCAAAGTGTCTCTTGTGGTGGGAATTAGAGTGGGAGTGAAAGtggtgttggtgttgttgttgacCAAAATGGTCAAAGTCTTTGAAAATGTCATCAAAGTTGAATGACTTGAAGTGCTGGTTAAAGTCGTAGTCTCCTCCTCTCTGGCCCTCCCCTGATGAAGCACTATGTCCAAACTGGTCATACTCTTGCCTCTTCTTATCATCCGATAAGGTTTCATATGCTGGAGGACACAAATACATATATAAGATTAAATGCATTAGGAAATGGGTTACAAAAAGCACAGAATGGGCCGTGTAACCTTTTAGCCGTTACCATAGTGTGCAATTACGTCAACAAAAACAAGGAAAGGTGTGACTGCTGGGGCGGATCCTCCCCTTTAAGTCCACTCTCACATCAGAATccttaaaaacaaacttttaagTAGCAACTACTTTGCTTTTAGGTCTCTAGATCAACTGTATGAGGACTCTTTCCCAATAATACAGACTGACATAATGTGTAACTTACCCTCTGCTATTTCTCTGAACTTGTCTTCGGCGTCTGGCCCCTTGTTTCGGTCAGGATGGTACTTCAGGGCCAGCTTGTGGAAGGCCTTCTTGATCTGCCGCTCGGTAGCATCTCTCGGCACCCCCAGTATGTCGTAGTAGTCCCTTTTAGCCAGAATGAACTCTGAGATGAGCAGAATATGCACTGCTAGCAGCAACGTCGACTGCGCTGTGGTCATACTGGTGGTTTAGACACCTTTCCGTCTGTGAGAACAGCATTTAGACAACTGTGTTAAAAACGTTTCACACAATTCTGAAACACGGGAAGCCTTAAAAGGATAAAATTGTTACCGTTTTGTCAAATGATACAAGCAGTTATTAACTTTCGAGCGAGTCTGAAGGCAGAAGGCGTcgcaaacaagaaaaatgacaACTTTTACTGGAAAAGGGGAGAAACTAGTTTGACCTTTTAAAAGCTTGTAAATTATACCCTATAAAGAGCCACCGGCGGCAGCTAAGTTAAAGCGTCTTGAAACTGAGAGCTTACCTGTATACAAGGTAACAAACAGCCCGGGGACACTGGTGTTAATCGCCGGAGGTTCCAGCTCAGCTGATGTGAAACGAAAGCTAACAGTTGCTGTCTAGCTGCATTCCTGAGCCGTAACACCACGACTCGCAACGCCATTGGTGGGTTTCCGAACACAGTGATTCAGACCGTTGTGATTGGTGGAAAATATGCGCACGTGGAAGATTTAAGGCCAGGGCGGAACGTTGTTGATAGGTAACGCAAGAAAATAATCTGCTCATCTTTTCCGCCTTTGCTTTTCTATTCAATTTTGACGTAATCGATTTAGCAGAATTAGAATACTTAAATAATCCGAGGGTTGGGGAAAAACGGAAGCATTGAAAGTCAATAgtaaatttaaatgaaagatTTCAAAGATTAAAACTTTGATTGTACTTTATAGACAAATGCCGTGAGATCTATACAGGTTTTGCCATCggtacattttttatttagcGCGTGCGTtattattttgtatgtttttatttaatacaaataatgaaaataataattttatttaaaaaagttatATCCTCATAGGGAATCTTAATTTCAATGGAAATATTTCTAATAAGTGATGACGTGAAAGAgccagtaaaaaagaaaagaaatgctgtACACGTCACTTCCGTTACGAGAGCTACAAGCCGGATATAATCATCTACGAG from Pelmatolapia mariae isolate MD_Pm_ZW linkage group LG17, Pm_UMD_F_2, whole genome shotgun sequence includes:
- the LOC134647005 gene encoding dnaJ homolog subfamily B member 9-like; translated protein: MTTAQSTLLLAVHILLISEFILAKRDYYDILGVPRDATERQIKKAFHKLALKYHPDRNKGPDAEDKFREIAEAYETLSDDKKRQEYDQFGHSASSGEGQRGGDYDFNQHFKSFNFDDIFKDFDHFGQQQHQHHFHSHSNSHHKRHFDSHFQAHREAMNGHRRQFQQGSFGGGLFDDMFEDLEKMFSFHTHSSRTENRFQGSGKQHCRTVTQRRGNMVTTFTDCS